The DNA window tgtatgtaagtatgtatgtatgtatttatgtatgtatgcatgtaggTATGCGCGTATATTGGAATAATCAAAAAACCTCTGGAATTATTGGCCTTAATAAATGTAAGTTCAGTTTAAAGTTCTCCCCTTTCTTGTTTGTGGCTGAAAGATATATGTtgctaataaaaaaaaatatatatgttcaatTTCTTGAACGAAagaataatgtaatatttcaAGTAGGGACATTTACAAACATAACATGAACAATGCTTTTAGGAAGTAGCGAAAGAAAACagtcaaaaaataaagatggTCATAGATATGGTAGCATAtttgcaaaataaaatttaaaaagctTGTCTAAGGGGAAGGAAGAAAAAGGCGCACTTTATAAAACTCAATTTATCACGTTAATTTAAAAGTGTTCATGCTTGTGTGCTTCTGTGAgggtatgtatatatgtatgtatgtatatatgtaatatatatgcttgtGTGCGCTTATGAATGCAGGAATTTATAAAGATAGTGAAAACTAAGTTGGTGCTCATCTTTTTTAAAGCATAACTTTTCCGTAAATTTCACTACTTCCTCCAGAACTGATGGAATTAAAACAATTAATGTCAACTTATTTGAATTCTGTCCCCATCGAACAGTTGGAGCTTCTGTTctagaaaaatatagaatcgtacaaaaaggaaaaaaaagagaaaaaaagaaaaaaagaaaaaagaagtaaataaaatgagATAAAATGTAAGGGAACGTTTTAGGAAAAAATACCCTTtttgtatgtttatttaaaaaaaaaaaaaattagctgTATGTATTTCTGCGAGTTAATCTACTTTATTCTTACAAATATAGAGTTTTTCACAAAATAactaaatatatgcataatttgccgcgtattcattttttaaaaattttattaattcataaataataattacaaaagACATGAACggaaaaaaacattatgCAAGTTTACTGTGATGTTGGATAAGTAATAATTGTGGACAGgagtacataaaataatagggGCAACGtcattttaagaaaaatgaaagtcGAAGTTTTaaagtttattttatataatattttttaataggaAGATTGAAAGTGTAGtatgttaaataatttaataatttctacTATTAAAATGGGGCAATTAAATTCTTTCTGAAATTTTTGGAGgtgaaaaattacaaataaaaaaaaaagtttgtGTGATGTTCGAGAAGCTAATTAAAAACTGGGCATGTATGCACTTAAGTGAATGTTTTAACAACAACGAACAGAATTACCCATATCCTTCAAATGTCTAATTTATAGACATAATTTAATGTGTGCAATCAAAATGTGTTAATGTAGCTCATGTAAGTAtacactttaaaaaaaaaaaaaaaaaaaaaaaaatatatatatatagattacTATTCCATCAATTTAATAGCAATAAAACTTTTACAATTGTATTGCCTTATTCGAGAAAAATTTTACCAAAATAATTGCATGTTTCAATTTTGCATTTctcttttatgtttataaagAACACATATTCTTACTATGGGCTAAACTTTTAAGCCAACAAATCCATCTTAAGCATGTTTAAAGATCTTAACTGTGAAAATAATTACACAAAAGAGGGTAATAAAATGGAAcctattaatattttcttttatattttttatataggactttttttttattttattttggcTTGTTctattttcttaaattatgCATTGCGAGCACTTggaaaacataaaaaggATATTCTTATTGCTATTTCATACATGACTTCCCAATTCGGAAAAGTATATAGCATTAccttgaattttttttttaaaataaaattcgtGCATActgttatttataaaacatatttttcaaataaaacaaaaaaaacaatacatttattttctatatttcattgatatattttaccataatattgtataaatataatattttccgCGTTTTTCTTggtaaatattgaaaaaaaaagaaaaataaaactacttcgttatatatatatatatatatgtatatatcacGTAAATGTTACTTTttaacttcttttttttcttatgagcaaaaaaaaatttactctTAATcatatcaaaaatataattacataaatttacatttgtATGAACTATAATTCACCGTATTACTGGTTTGAAtgtttaaaacattttattttcatcacGCCTcgtttttgaaaatatgtaAAGAAGACATTCATCcgattaataattaattgatatatacaaaatattttgaaagcAATTATTTTACGCATAATGAACATAAAACAGCATAATACGGGCacatatttatgcatttaatgtatatatgattgttatatttattgcaTCTTTGTTCCCTCATAAgtgaagtaaaaaaattgataaataaaaaaaatcatgtAAAAACGTGCAGAAGtggtaattttttatattaagcAAAATAGCAGCCGCAACATATAGCAACTAAAACGTAAAGAGATTTTCGGAATACAACTAtccgtatgtatatatgaatacacgtattaaaatttaacttttttgaTTTCGCTAAAAAAATTGACATTTGAACAGCTATCGAAccaatttaaatttaaagtataaataatgGAGGAGGGAAGTTATGAAAATATAGTAAACCCTCAAAATCTTAAcctgttaatatataaataacatataatattattatatatgtaaattaacAGTTCATGTGAATTagtaatttacttttttttttttattaaccaATCTTAAAATTGCGAGAAAAAcgcttttatttttcgcactacttcaaatatttaaattttcaccTTTGAAACAATATTGTTCATCAtttcaaatgaaaaattataaaataaaatttgaagTTTTGGTAAACacgaataaaaaacaaagaaaattatgCTCTCATTCATTCTTTCGTTTGTTCATTcgttctttatttttttcttatttttttcgtaattttttccttttttttattttgcttacAAGCACCATGCTGTgattccaatttttttttttaagtacaataaaattttttttttttttagcttttAAATGAAGAAAGCTGACTAAAATAGTACTATGAAAATAGCtgagtatattatataataaaaactactgtacttttgaaatatttactCGTTTATCATTTTCTAGAATGAGCTGAAAGTATAAGAATTAACTTATATTTTGTGTTACTTGatggttatatatattatataccaTATGTAcgtgaatatatgtatatatataagtatacattcatatatatgttattactTACTGTTAAACACCCATTTATGTATACCAATCAACATACGTAATAAATAGATGAGAAAAGGAAGAGGCGTATTTACGTTTGCACAGAATTTCAGCGCGTCCAAGAAATCAAGGAGCACCAATTTTGGAAGTTACCATTCTTCTGACGGAGAAAACGTAGATAtgattttttcaaaaaagagTGATGTTTTGAAATACCAAGGGCATAGAAAAAATAGTGAAGATAGTTTTTATGCCTATTCGAAAAGATTTGTTAACATTCTGAGTAATACGCTATTTGcataaaattgaaattttCTTCCCATCCCGTCCAatgttacatataatttgttaCCCCCATTTATgacgttatatatataaatattttttgatgtTCATTTATTGAGAATAGTGAATGTATTACATGAGGGAGGaccataaaaatatatgtatatttattcatgtgcatacatatatatatatatatatatgaatttagAAGTGTATAAGCAGTACATTGGTGTTTATGTATAGACATCTATATTCATAAAGGAGTTTACATCTTTTGATTTTCATCTATATATgctttacacatatatgataatacatatttttcgtTATGTTTATAAGATTCGCTATTTCATggaatattacattttaaagtTGTATAATTGCATAAATTTGTAAAGTTTCcttatatgcttatatgtttatttgcaaaaagataattttaacgtaatttttatagaaatacgctatttttttttttttaattttttagataacatattttgcatattatCAATCATATGTTCTTGGGGAACTATAGTATgatatcaaaaataaaataaaataaaataaaatgagagAACGAAGCATTATATTACAAGcaatgtatatatagtaCTCGAATATCTGTGATTAGCATGTTTcgcgcatatatacatatatttatacgtacttatatacatatatacatacttatatacatatatacatacttatatacatatatacatacttatatacatatatacatacttatatacatatatacatacttatatacatatgtacatacttatatatatatatatatatacatacataaagtgatttccttttttcttgtttttataaaaggaTTCACTCGTTCAAGTAATTTCAGGAAAGGATGTTTACGTTTCTTTGGTCTGTTATTTGATAATTCTTTTAGTGGCTGTAATAACTGTAAccttatacattttatatgttgATAGAAATTACCGACCTTGTgactttttttgaaaaaaactatttttaaGTTGTATTTTAAgaagtcttttttttttaaacagaaaaattagaataatttataactGCATATATAACATCATAAGGGTACTTATTTTGTTcccttttgttttattctattttaatttttttgtgttttttctttttataattttaccatatgtaaaaaaaactttataacagagaaaaagtataattaataaaacatatagcaggtttataattttttccttttgtttaaaaaagataagagGAAATGAATGAATACTAAATTGGGGAAGGAAATTTTGcaattttagtaaatttcAGTTAATTTTATCCATTATGAATCAATTCGAGTTAATATCAATTAGTTTCAATTAATTTTAGGTTTATTTTtagcattttaaaaaaaaagaaaaaaaaggtatcTGTAACAATAAATGCAGGAAAGAaagtagtttttttttttttttttttttactattaacTTTTCTTTACCTAATTTAATTGTATTGTGTTTTgggagtaaaaaaaaaaaaaaaaaaaaaaaaaaaaaaacgctTTCATAATTGCTaaattaaaaggaataaaagtTTATGTCTTCCTTTTTTGTGATGTTCTTAAGCCTGCATGgatatatctttaattaCAAATGTCAAaagtttatacatatatataaatatatacatatatacatgtggaTAGACAGAAAATCTGTGTGTAAGCCTAGGCTTAATTTAAGTCCTCGCTTGTCAACAGAATAAGaagaaagggaaaaaagaaaaataaatttcattttgcaCATTTCGTAAGTTGTGCATAGATtagtttttaattataactgcaagaatgaagaaaattaaaGAACATAAGCATTAATCCAAAATTGTTTAAGGGGCTTTATATCGAACTGTaagtataaatgtaaataaacctgggggtattttttttttccttatttcgTTGTAAATCTTAATAGATCTGTTCTGcacaaaagaaataattgtATAACACGGTAATGaagcacaaatatatatataggtcatttttttttttttttattttgacaAAATAGTAACTCCATTATTTTAACTTAAAAATTTCACTTTAGAAATCTGAAAagaatataacataaaatagCTAATTTTggacattttatttttttttttttaagaaaaaatttatttatggtatggttaaggataaaaaaatagaaaatttttttttttttttttttttgtttttttacttaCAACGTATAGCTTTTTGATGgacagaaaaaaatgaatagcATTCcatatatcaaaaatttatatagtaagaaaataaaaattagaatATAAAACGAACTTGCATCCTTTCTttttagataaaataaaatatatactacgTTCAAATGTTGACTAAGAAATTGTTTCAAAGACCCCCCTTACCACGACACAGTTGTGGCAAGAATGGCAGCGAGAGTTGCGACAATCTTGGCATATTAAAGAATGTTAATTTGATTTAATATATggttatgtatatttatacatatatgtatatgtgtgtacgtATGTAAATATCCCCCTACACACATACAAATACGCAAGTACATTTGCGTATATACTGGTACCTAGGTAAGTGTGAtgctttttaaaaacaatttaaaaccattttctttttagcGGACCCTTCGAATAAGCTGTTCAACGATTTGAGAATATGCACAAAGGCTATGGAATCATGCGGTATGACATGCAGCTCCCTATATGTAGCGGTAACAcctatattaaaaataaaggaacaGAACATTAAATTTGtactttttacataaaaatttatttattcatttatttgtttacttatttatttatatatatatatatatatatttttttttttttttctgtggTTTAATACACATTTGTAAAAGTTCTTGCTGATGCGTATATTTGTCTGTctacatataatattgttCATATGTTTGAAAAAGTTTAAAGATACagttcttttgtttttccgAAATATAAAAGGAAGAAAGTTCATTCACATTATTAGGTTAAACTACATGattagatatataaaattaaataaaatttttcccCTATTTTTTTGAAGACGCCTTGGCAAGTAGAAGGAGGAGGTGTCATTGGTGTTATGAGATTGGAAGACCAAATAAGAAACCCGCCAGTAGTAAAGTTAAAAGGGCATACATCGAATATACTAGATTTAGCATTTAATCCTTGTTATAGCGAAGTTATTGCATCGAGTTCAGAAGATATGACAATTCGAATTTGGGAGGTAGCACAAAATGATGATAAAACAAGAGAGATAAAAGATCCcctttgtattttaaaaggacataaaaaaaaggtaaatattATTGATTGGAATcctataaattattatatattatcttcAACTTCTTTTGATtgtgtaataaatatatgggatatagaaaatgagaaaaaagcTTTTCAAATTAATATGCCAAAAAAGCTAACATCTTTAAAATGGAATATTCGAGGCACTTTACTTGTTGGTACATGTCTGAATAAATATCTGCATATAATAGATCccagaaaaaaagaaatatgttcaagtttttatgtacataatggCGGGAAAAGCGCGAGGAGTATATGGATTGATGGTATTAGAGGAAATGATGATTATGTATTAAGTACaggtttttcaaaaaataatatgagagaaataaaattatgggATCTTAAAAATACATCTTCTCCTCTTGTTAACATGTCAATAGACAATGCTTCTGCTCCTTTACTTCCTCATTATGATGAAAGTATAGGaatcttttatttaattggTAAGGGGGATGGAAATTGTAGGTACTATCAACAATCTGAAGGCATTATTAGAAAACTGGGTGAATACAAATCTTGTTTACCTTTTAAGTCTTTTGGATTTTTACCAAAGCAAGtttgtgatatatataaatgtgaaattggaagagtatataaaaatgaaaacaatacTAGTATTAGAcctatatctttttttgtcCCTAGGAAAAACTCTACTATATTTCAAGAGGATTTATATCCTCCTATAATTATGCATAACCCAAAAAATAGCTCTAAGCATTGGATTGATGGAATtgatttaaatattaatagaatATCTATAAAAGATTTAACAGAAAGTGACCTAAgaattactaaaaaatttaaaagggTCCCTTACTCTTGTAACAGCATTATTATAGAAGATAATTTCCCCTCTAAGAGAGGCTCTATCATTAGGAAGTTTACCAGAAAATTTAccttctttaaaaaaagtagtaGGAAAATAAACGAATGTAACAACAATGAGGATgataatagtattaataattataattatactagtagcaataaaaacaaaaattcgTTCGACAGCTCGAAAGATTCACTGAATTTCAAACTTAAAAGTTTTAAAGTGAAAGGGATACTAAATGATGACGGTGAAAAACAGTTTTACAATGATGATGGGGATAACGAAAGAGAGAAAAGCAATGTGATGGAAGATGAACAAATTAGTGAATACACTCAGACGGGGAAAAACAACTTAGATGAGAAAGGTGAAGATTCCATTTATAGTGGAAAGgtggaaaaaaatagaaatactATAAGCAAATGCTGCGATGCCATTAGGAACATTAAGCTTTGTCTAAAGAGGGAGAAAATATAGTAACGAGGAAT is part of the Plasmodium malariae genome assembly, chromosome: 14 genome and encodes:
- the PmUG01_14084400 gene encoding coronin, putative, with the translated sequence MNSIPYIKNLYTDPSNKLFNDLRICTKAMESCGMTCSSLYVATPWQVEGGGVIGVMRLEDQIRNPPVVKLKGHTSNILDLAFNPCYSEVIASSSEDMTIRIWEVAQNDDKTREIKDPLCILKGHKKKVNIIDWNPINYYILSSTSFDCVINIWDIENEKKAFQINMPKKLTSLKWNIRGTLLVGTCLNKYLHIIDPRKKEICSSFYVHNGGKSARSIWIDGIRGNDDYVLSTGFSKNNMREIKLWDLKNTSSPLVNMSIDNASAPLLPHYDESIGIFYLIGKGDGNCRYYQQSEGIIRKLGEYKSCLPFKSFGFLPKQVCDIYKCEIGRVYKNENNTSIRPISFFVPRKNSTIFQEDLYPPIIMHNPKNSSKHWIDGIDLNINRISIKDLTESDLRITKKFKRVPYSCNSIIIEDNFPSKRGSIIRKFTRKFTFFKKSSRKINECNNNEDDNSINNYNYTSSNKNKNSFDSSKDSLNFKLKSFKVKGILNDDGEKQFYNDDGDNEREKSNVMEDEQISEYTQTGKNNLDEKGEDSIYSGKVEKNRNTISKCCDAIRNIKLCLKREKI
- the PmUG01_14084300 gene encoding conserved Plasmodium protein, unknown function, whose amino-acid sequence is MRKGRGVFTFAQNFSASKKSRSTNFGSYHSSDGENVDMIFSKKSDVLKYQGHRKNSEDSFYAYSKRFVNILNNIFCILSIICSWGTIDSLVQVISGKDVYVSLVCYLIILLVAVITVTLYILYVDRNYRPCDFF